From a single Candidatus Limnocylindria bacterium genomic region:
- a CDS encoding septal ring lytic transglycosylase RlpA family protein, with protein sequence MSIQTARRPRVVPGRDEWMFRSFHAALSLFSPQRASIIARTGVAVFSVSLLLPMLVSGMVSRPQSPVVVAAKTDLLQLTTEYELPRLPEPVARARVIAAMPEPIPAPIAPQAPPGVAAVPIEITAVLASASGSVVTVSWYGPGFFENRLPCWQWLAANGLPIQFLPDTWGVAHKSLPCGTMVTLTHGTSTVTVPVVDRGPYIAGREFDLAPRVKAALGCTDLCTVVMQIR encoded by the coding sequence GTGAGCATTCAGACCGCGCGACGTCCGCGCGTCGTGCCGGGTCGCGACGAGTGGATGTTCCGCTCGTTCCACGCAGCCCTGTCACTCTTCTCTCCGCAGCGCGCTTCGATCATCGCGCGCACCGGTGTGGCGGTGTTCAGCGTCTCGCTGCTGTTGCCGATGCTCGTCTCGGGGATGGTCTCGCGCCCGCAGTCTCCGGTCGTGGTCGCCGCGAAGACGGACTTGCTACAGCTGACGACCGAGTACGAGCTGCCGCGGCTACCAGAACCGGTAGCACGCGCGCGGGTCATCGCCGCGATGCCCGAGCCGATCCCAGCGCCGATCGCGCCTCAAGCTCCGCCGGGCGTCGCCGCGGTCCCGATCGAGATCACCGCCGTGCTCGCCTCCGCGAGTGGCAGCGTTGTTACGGTGTCGTGGTACGGACCCGGCTTCTTCGAGAACCGGCTGCCGTGCTGGCAGTGGTTGGCCGCGAACGGTCTGCCCATCCAGTTCCTGCCGGACACCTGGGGCGTCGCGCACAAGTCACTCCCGTGCGGAACGATGGTCACGCTGACGCACGGCACGAGTACGGTGACCGTACCCGTCGTCGATCGAGGGCCGTATATCGCCGGGCGCGAGTTCGACCTGGCTCCACGCGTGAAGGCCGCGCTCGGTTGCACCGACCTGTGCACGGTAGTGATGCAGATCCGGTGA
- a CDS encoding HDIG domain-containing metalloprotein: MTRDEAWELLCEYTKGESLRKHGLAVEAAMRHFARKLDENEETWAITGLLHDFDYERDPTGHPQNGKPILEQAGVPGPIVHAIQSHGDHTGIPRVTPMEKTLYAVDELCGFVTAVTLVRPSKAVRDVDAGSVRKKMKDKAFARAVSREMMLKGAEDMAIPFEELTTEVIVAMSDIADRLGLAGTDS, translated from the coding sequence ATGACCCGCGATGAAGCCTGGGAGCTGCTCTGCGAATACACCAAGGGCGAAAGCCTCCGGAAGCACGGACTTGCGGTCGAGGCGGCGATGCGCCACTTCGCGCGCAAGCTCGACGAGAACGAGGAGACCTGGGCCATCACCGGGCTGCTCCACGATTTCGATTACGAGCGCGATCCCACTGGCCATCCGCAGAACGGCAAGCCGATCCTCGAGCAGGCCGGCGTACCCGGGCCGATCGTGCACGCGATCCAGTCGCACGGCGACCACACCGGGATCCCGCGCGTGACGCCGATGGAGAAGACGCTCTACGCGGTCGACGAGCTCTGCGGGTTCGTGACCGCCGTGACCCTGGTTCGGCCATCCAAGGCGGTGCGGGACGTCGACGCGGGATCGGTGCGCAAGAAGATGAAGGACAAGGCCTTCGCGCGCGCGGTGAGCCGCGAGATGATGCTCAAGGGTGCCGAGGATATGGCCATCCCGTTCGAGGAGCTCACGACCGAGGTGATCGTCGCGATGAGCGACATCGCCGATCGGCTCGGTCTCGCCGGCACCGACAGCTGA
- a CDS encoding Xaa-Pro peptidase family protein — protein sequence MPAERLTYQSRREQASAALRSRGLAALLLSPSSDLAYLAGYRIFASERLTCLVVSADGAATLVVPELESPRAKAAAPDLAQRTWGETDDPYALVASLVSAKGDVAVADQMWSLFVLRLQATLRGRGFQLASVVTRGLRIRKDAYEREALRAVSAAADRAFLRLLQREFAGRTEREIGAELAEMLRDEGHDEATFTIVGSGPNGASPHHAAGDRRIARGDAVVLDFGGTREWYCSDITRTVHVGADVDDEVRRVHEIVLRSQEAGYAAARTGATAASVDAASRRVIDDAGYGERFIHRTGHGIGLDGHEHPYLVRGNEERLEPGMAFSIEPGIYIPGRFGVRIEDIAILGDDGRAEPLNRADHALAIVR from the coding sequence ATGCCCGCCGAACGCCTGACGTACCAGTCGCGCCGTGAGCAAGCGAGCGCAGCGCTGCGCTCTCGCGGCCTCGCCGCGCTGCTGCTGTCTCCGAGCTCGGACCTCGCATACCTCGCGGGCTATCGCATCTTTGCCAGTGAGCGCCTCACCTGTCTGGTCGTGAGCGCGGACGGTGCCGCCACGCTCGTCGTGCCGGAGCTCGAATCACCCCGCGCCAAGGCCGCGGCACCTGACCTCGCGCAGCGCACCTGGGGCGAGACGGATGACCCCTACGCACTCGTCGCGAGCCTCGTGAGCGCGAAGGGCGACGTCGCCGTCGCGGACCAGATGTGGTCGTTGTTCGTGCTTCGCCTGCAGGCCACGCTCCGCGGCCGCGGGTTCCAGCTCGCATCCGTCGTCACGCGTGGACTGCGCATACGGAAGGACGCGTACGAGCGCGAAGCACTGCGCGCGGTCTCTGCCGCTGCGGATCGCGCGTTCCTGCGGCTTCTCCAGCGCGAGTTCGCCGGCCGGACCGAGCGCGAGATCGGCGCGGAACTCGCGGAAATGCTGCGCGATGAGGGACACGACGAGGCCACCTTCACGATCGTCGGCTCGGGACCGAACGGCGCGTCGCCGCATCACGCCGCGGGGGATCGGCGCATCGCCCGCGGCGACGCCGTCGTGCTCGACTTCGGCGGGACGCGCGAGTGGTACTGCTCGGACATCACGCGCACGGTCCACGTCGGCGCGGACGTCGACGACGAGGTGCGACGCGTGCACGAGATCGTGCTGCGATCGCAGGAGGCGGGCTACGCGGCCGCGCGCACCGGTGCCACGGCGGCATCGGTCGATGCCGCGTCGCGCCGCGTGATCGACGACGCCGGATACGGCGAGCGCTTCATCCACCGGACCGGCCACGGTATCGGGCTCGATGGGCACGAGCATCCCTATCTCGTGCGCGGCAACGAGGAGCGCCTCGAGCCGGGGATGGCGTTCTCGATCGAGCCGGGCATCTACATCCCTGGACGGTTCGGCGTCCGCATCGAAGACATCGCGATCCTTGGCGACGACGGCCGCGCCGAACCGCTGAACCGAGCGGACCACGCGCTCGCGATCGTCCGCTAG
- a CDS encoding sortase: MPVNRWAPAASVLALCVGLILLIGLRPTAPAPVLPPAVAAVTTSPSPSQTSGPVASVSIATPTPAIPAGYRIRIARLAIDLPIVEGDLQRDAVRQETPENVALHLPGTAIPGDGSNTYLYAHARRGMFLTLWSAREGDEVVIATPSGRELRYVVSEVHPRVDPTDISWVARTAGERLTLQTSTGPNPADPRFVVVALPV; this comes from the coding sequence ATGCCCGTGAACCGCTGGGCACCCGCTGCGAGTGTCCTCGCCCTCTGCGTCGGCCTGATCCTGCTCATCGGACTGAGACCGACCGCGCCCGCCCCCGTGCTGCCGCCGGCGGTCGCCGCGGTCACGACATCGCCCTCGCCAAGCCAGACCAGCGGTCCCGTCGCGAGCGTTTCCATAGCCACTCCAACGCCGGCGATCCCCGCCGGCTATCGGATCAGGATCGCGCGCCTCGCGATCGATCTACCGATCGTGGAGGGCGATCTCCAGCGCGATGCGGTCCGACAGGAAACTCCGGAGAACGTCGCGCTGCATCTGCCGGGCACTGCGATACCTGGCGACGGCAGCAATACCTATCTTTACGCGCATGCGCGTCGCGGCATGTTCCTGACGCTCTGGAGCGCACGCGAAGGCGATGAGGTCGTGATCGCGACGCCTTCGGGGCGCGAGCTTCGCTACGTCGTGAGTGAAGTGCATCCGCGGGTGGATCCGACGGACATCTCATGGGTCGCTCGCACCGCCGGGGAGCGGCTGACGCTGCAGACGTCGACCGGTCCGAATCCCGCCGACCCACGCTTCGTCGTCGTCGCATTACCCGTGTGA
- a CDS encoding general stress protein B: MTRNKGAMTVAEAGRRGGATTAQRHGPEFYEQIGKKGGRTTAQRHGSDFYEQIGKQGGQKVKELYGPRFYGRIGKIGGDTVSEKYGHEHFEEIGKKGGQKVAELIARGRQAG; encoded by the coding sequence ATGACGCGAAACAAGGGCGCCATGACCGTCGCCGAGGCTGGTCGGCGAGGCGGAGCCACGACAGCCCAGCGACACGGCCCGGAGTTCTACGAGCAGATCGGCAAGAAGGGTGGCCGCACGACCGCGCAGCGCCACGGCTCCGATTTCTACGAGCAGATCGGAAAGCAGGGTGGCCAGAAGGTCAAGGAGCTCTACGGTCCGCGCTTCTACGGTCGCATCGGAAAGATCGGCGGCGACACCGTCTCCGAGAAATATGGACACGAGCACTTCGAAGAGATCGGCAAGAAGGGCGGACAGAAGGTCGCTGAGTTGATCGCTCGGGGACGCCAAGCGGGCTAG
- a CDS encoding NADH-quinone oxidoreductase subunit M, with translation MTIDHILTLLLTVPGVGLIPLYVFRNDPRSVKQVAVVTTLVELALSLVMLAQFRAGEAGFQLVEQADWLPSLGIRYLVGVDGISVLLVPMTTLLTFISVLYSSGGAIKDRIASFMAAFLVLEIGMVGVFVSLDLFLFYVMFELMLVPMYLIIGIWGGPRRIYSTLKFVIFTLAGSLLMLVAIVAVWLATGDEGSRTLSLPELLASRGRFSAEFQFWVFLAFGLAFAIKLPMVPFHTWLPDAHVEAPTAGSIILAGVLLKAGGYGFLRFALPLFPVGTQLWLPVIIVLSVIAILYGAAVSTVQKDLKKLVAYSSVAHMGFVTLGIFVLNAQGGVGAVLQMLNHGFVTGALFLFVGIQYERTHRRLIADLGGLANRWPLYTTFFGVFVLASLGLPGLNGFVGEFLVLLGTFKFSGVPLGGLFWGPVAALGVILAAVYLLWMFQRVMYGPVREAFRGLPDLSPIEVICAVPLLVLTVLLGVFPQPAIAIIEPSLQQVLRLATDPGFQVAFK, from the coding sequence ATGACGATCGACCACATCCTCACCCTGCTCCTCACCGTGCCGGGCGTCGGACTCATTCCGCTCTACGTCTTCCGGAACGATCCGCGTTCGGTGAAGCAGGTCGCGGTCGTCACGACGCTGGTCGAGCTGGCGCTCTCGCTCGTGATGCTCGCGCAGTTCCGCGCGGGCGAGGCGGGCTTTCAGCTCGTCGAACAGGCGGACTGGCTTCCGAGCCTCGGCATCCGCTACCTCGTCGGCGTCGACGGGATCTCCGTCCTGCTCGTGCCGATGACGACGCTGCTGACCTTCATCTCGGTGCTCTACTCGTCGGGCGGGGCGATCAAGGACCGAATCGCGTCGTTCATGGCTGCGTTCCTCGTGCTCGAGATCGGCATGGTCGGCGTGTTCGTGTCGCTCGACCTCTTCCTGTTCTACGTGATGTTCGAGCTGATGCTCGTGCCGATGTACCTGATCATCGGCATCTGGGGCGGCCCGCGTCGAATCTACTCGACGCTGAAGTTCGTGATCTTCACGCTCGCAGGCTCGCTCCTCATGCTCGTGGCCATCGTTGCCGTGTGGCTCGCGACCGGCGACGAGGGCTCGCGGACGCTCTCGCTGCCGGAGCTGCTCGCGTCACGCGGACGCTTCTCCGCCGAGTTCCAGTTCTGGGTGTTCCTCGCCTTCGGTCTGGCGTTCGCGATCAAGCTGCCGATGGTCCCGTTCCACACCTGGCTGCCCGACGCCCATGTCGAGGCGCCGACCGCTGGCTCGATCATCCTCGCCGGCGTCCTGCTGAAAGCGGGCGGCTACGGTTTCTTGCGCTTCGCGCTTCCGCTCTTCCCGGTCGGGACACAGCTGTGGCTGCCGGTGATCATCGTGCTCTCGGTCATCGCGATCCTCTACGGCGCCGCCGTGTCGACGGTGCAGAAGGATCTGAAGAAGCTCGTCGCGTATTCATCGGTGGCGCACATGGGCTTCGTGACGCTGGGCATCTTCGTTCTCAATGCACAGGGCGGTGTCGGCGCGGTGTTGCAGATGCTCAACCACGGGTTCGTCACCGGCGCCCTTTTCCTCTTCGTCGGCATCCAGTACGAGCGCACCCATCGCCGTCTCATTGCCGATCTCGGCGGTCTTGCGAACCGGTGGCCGCTGTACACGACGTTCTTTGGCGTCTTCGTGCTCGCGTCGCTCGGCCTCCCAGGGCTGAACGGCTTCGTCGGGGAGTTCCTCGTGCTGCTCGGAACGTTCAAGTTCAGCGGTGTGCCGCTCGGCGGCCTCTTCTGGGGCCCGGTCGCGGCTCTCGGCGTGATCCTCGCCGCGGTGTACCTCCTGTGGATGTTCCAGCGCGTGATGTACGGACCAGTGCGTGAAGCCTTCCGCGGGCTCCCCGACCTGTCGCCGATCGAAGTGATCTGCGCCGTGCCGCTCCTCGTGCTCACCGTCCTGCTCGGCGTCTTTCCGCAGCCGGCGATCGCGATCATCGAGCCGTCGCTCCAGCAGGTGCTCCGGCTCGCGACCGATCCCGGCTTCCAGGTCGCGTTCAAGTGA
- a CDS encoding NADH-quinone oxidoreductase subunit N, with protein sequence MSTFVDTLVPILPEVIVTITASVVLIADGLLPKGQSRLVLPAMTVVGLALAFLGGPLAPPSGQYFGGYVQIDTFTTFFRAVFILLAAFATLVAPSYLERRGISPGEYYATICFSTVGAMTIALSTDLITLFVGLELMTIPIYVLAGMQRRDRFANEAALKYFLLGAFSSALLVYGFAWLYGVTGSTRYIDVATELQRIGLANGPTIVALALVTAGLGFKAAVVPFHQWTPDAYDGAPTPATAFMSVAPKAAAFAAILRVLFIALAPLSVDWSSVFAILAAVTMTGGNIVALVQMNTKRMLAYSSIAHTGYILAAVAASAAGPSATAAVLFYVFAYGVMNLGAFACLLYFDVEGSRGATLEELNGFARRQPLGAFAFAIFLFSLTGIPPTVGFVAKFLVIQPVLDAGYAWLAVFIALNAVLAAFYYLRVVVHMYMYDPDTGAPMVVNTRLLSAALGISALATIVLGVLPNSLYAWALQAANPLLR encoded by the coding sequence GTGAGCACATTCGTCGACACGCTGGTGCCGATCCTTCCCGAGGTGATCGTCACGATCACGGCCTCGGTGGTCCTGATCGCGGACGGTCTTCTCCCGAAAGGACAGTCCCGACTGGTGCTGCCCGCCATGACGGTCGTCGGTCTCGCGCTCGCCTTCCTGGGCGGACCGCTCGCGCCGCCGTCGGGCCAGTACTTCGGCGGGTACGTGCAGATCGACACGTTCACGACGTTCTTCCGCGCGGTGTTCATCCTCCTCGCCGCGTTCGCGACCCTCGTCGCTCCGTCGTACCTCGAGCGGCGCGGCATCTCGCCGGGCGAGTACTACGCGACGATCTGCTTCTCGACCGTCGGCGCGATGACGATCGCGCTCTCGACCGATCTCATCACGCTCTTCGTGGGGCTCGAGCTCATGACCATCCCGATCTACGTGCTCGCCGGCATGCAGCGCCGCGACCGGTTCGCGAACGAGGCCGCCCTCAAGTACTTCCTGCTCGGCGCGTTCAGCTCGGCGCTGCTCGTCTATGGCTTCGCGTGGTTGTACGGCGTGACGGGCTCGACGCGCTACATCGACGTCGCGACGGAGCTGCAGCGCATCGGCCTCGCAAATGGACCCACCATCGTCGCCCTCGCCCTCGTCACGGCCGGCCTCGGGTTCAAGGCCGCGGTCGTGCCGTTCCACCAGTGGACCCCTGACGCGTACGACGGCGCGCCGACCCCGGCGACCGCGTTCATGTCGGTGGCGCCGAAGGCCGCGGCGTTCGCCGCGATCCTCCGCGTGCTGTTCATCGCGCTGGCACCACTCTCGGTCGACTGGAGCTCGGTCTTCGCGATCCTGGCCGCGGTCACCATGACCGGCGGGAACATCGTCGCGCTCGTGCAGATGAATACGAAGCGCATGCTCGCGTACTCGAGCATCGCGCACACCGGGTACATCCTCGCCGCGGTCGCGGCCTCGGCGGCGGGACCATCGGCCACCGCGGCCGTTCTCTTCTACGTGTTCGCGTACGGCGTCATGAATCTCGGCGCGTTCGCGTGCCTGCTCTACTTCGACGTCGAGGGCTCGCGCGGGGCGACGCTCGAGGAGCTCAACGGCTTCGCGCGCCGCCAGCCGCTCGGCGCTTTCGCCTTCGCGATATTCCTCTTCTCGCTCACCGGGATCCCACCCACGGTCGGCTTCGTCGCGAAGTTCCTCGTCATCCAGCCGGTGCTCGACGCCGGCTATGCGTGGCTCGCGGTCTTCATCGCGCTCAACGCCGTGCTCGCGGCCTTCTACTACCTGCGTGTCGTCGTCCACATGTACATGTACGACCCGGACACGGGCGCGCCCATGGTGGTGAACACGCGGCTGCTCTCCGCGGCGCTCGGGATCTCGGCGCTCGCCACGATCGTCCTGGGCGTGCTGCCGAACTCCTTATATGCGTGGGCGCTGCAGGCGGCGAACCCGCTGCTGCGATAG